The following are encoded together in the bacterium genome:
- a CDS encoding glycoside hydrolase family 15 protein, whose translation MPRPRPIEDHGVIGDLHTVALVSMDGSIDFLCAPAFDSPSVFAGLLDAERGGSFQLAPVLDDPTHKQLYLPDTNVLLTRFLGEDGSAEISDFMPVEDAGMAHNIVRRAKAVQGDVRFRMRCAPRFDYARATHTAEKRGKTVVFRSGGPQGGLALRLHADVPVELHDGDAVAEFTLREGDAAAFVLEELIDGDDTPCGGSDYATDAFKSTVNFWRRWIGRATYGGRWREMVQRSALTLKLLTSRPYGSIVAAPTFGLPEQIGGTRNWDYRYTWIRDASFTLYGLMRLGFTEEAAAFMRWIEARCDELAADGSLQIMYAIDGRRVPDEEDLPHLRGYMDSRPIRIGNAAADHLQLDIYGELMDAVYLYDKYGAPVSFDLWRNLRRLVDWVCANWQQPDESIWEVRGGRREFLYSRVLCWVAVDRAIRLARRRSLPGPIARWHEVRDTIYESVFASFWDADRKTFVQYPGARTVDAASLLMPLVRFLSPTDPRWVSTLRAIEQSLVADSLVYRYRLDAEFSDGLPPGEGTFSMCSFWYVECLSRLGDLPKARFFFEKMLGYANHLGLYGEELGPRARHLGNFPQAFTHLALISAAFDLDRRLSAAGHPG comes from the coding sequence TCCAGCTCGCGCCGGTGCTCGACGACCCGACGCACAAGCAGCTCTACCTGCCCGACACGAACGTCCTCTTGACACGTTTCCTCGGCGAGGACGGCTCCGCCGAGATCTCCGACTTCATGCCGGTCGAAGACGCCGGCATGGCCCACAACATCGTGCGGCGCGCGAAGGCGGTGCAGGGCGACGTGCGCTTCCGGATGCGCTGCGCGCCGCGCTTCGACTACGCGCGCGCCACACATACGGCCGAGAAGCGCGGCAAGACCGTCGTCTTCCGCAGCGGCGGCCCGCAGGGCGGCCTGGCGCTGCGCCTGCACGCCGACGTACCCGTCGAGCTGCACGACGGCGACGCCGTCGCCGAGTTCACCCTGCGCGAGGGCGACGCCGCGGCGTTCGTGCTCGAGGAGCTGATCGACGGCGACGACACGCCGTGCGGCGGCTCGGACTACGCCACCGACGCGTTCAAGAGCACCGTGAATTTCTGGCGCCGCTGGATCGGCCGCGCGACCTACGGCGGCCGCTGGCGCGAGATGGTGCAGCGCTCGGCGCTGACGCTGAAGCTGCTGACGTCGCGACCCTACGGGTCCATCGTCGCCGCGCCGACCTTCGGCCTGCCCGAGCAGATCGGCGGCACGCGCAACTGGGACTATCGCTACACCTGGATCCGCGACGCGTCCTTCACGCTCTACGGCCTCATGCGTCTCGGCTTCACCGAGGAGGCCGCCGCCTTCATGCGCTGGATCGAAGCCCGCTGCGACGAGCTCGCGGCCGACGGCTCGCTCCAGATCATGTACGCGATCGACGGCCGGCGCGTGCCGGACGAAGAGGACCTGCCGCACCTCCGCGGCTACATGGACTCGCGGCCCATACGCATCGGCAACGCCGCCGCCGACCACCTGCAGCTCGACATCTACGGCGAGCTGATGGACGCCGTGTACCTCTACGACAAGTACGGCGCACCGGTGTCGTTCGACCTCTGGCGCAACCTGCGCCGGCTGGTCGACTGGGTGTGCGCCAACTGGCAGCAGCCCGACGAGAGCATCTGGGAGGTGCGCGGCGGACGGCGCGAGTTCCTCTACTCGCGCGTGCTGTGCTGGGTGGCGGTCGACCGCGCGATCCGGCTCGCCCGCCGGCGCTCGCTGCCGGGCCCGATCGCCCGCTGGCACGAGGTCCGCGACACGATCTACGAGAGCGTCTTCGCCTCGTTCTGGGACGCCGACCGCAAGACGTTCGTGCAGTATCCCGGCGCCCGCACCGTCGACGCGGCGTCGCTGCTGATGCCGCTCGTGCGCTTCCTCTCCCCGACCGACCCGCGCTGGGTGTCGACGCTGCGTGCGATCGAGCAGAGCCTGGTCGCCGACTCGCTCGTGTACCGCTATCGGCTCGACGCCGAGTTCAGCGACGGGCTGCCGCCCGGCGAGGGGACGTTCTCGATGTGCTCGTTCTGGTACGTCGAGTGCCTCTCGCGGCTGGGCGACCTGCCGAAGGCCCGCTTCTTCTTCGAGAAGATGCTGGGCTACGCCAACCACCTCGGCCTCTACGGCGAGGAGCTCGGCCCGCGCGCGCGGCACCTGGGCAACTTTCCCCAGGCGTTCACCCACCTGGCCCTGATCAGCGCCGCGTTCGACCTCGACCGCCGGCTCTCGGCCGCAGGACACCCGGGCTGA